One Proteiniborus sp. DW1 DNA segment encodes these proteins:
- the pyk gene encoding pyruvate kinase gives MKKTKIVCTIGPASENEQVFEKLVLNGLNVARLNFSHGTHEEHKKRIDTIKAVRERLDVPVAIMLDTKGPEIRTGNFENGIAELVEGQEFIITTRDILGNSSICSVTYRGLPKDVNVGDSILIDDGLIELKVLEITNETDIKCTVINPGPVKNHKGVNVPGIKINLPAITQKDIEDILFGIENDIDFIAASFIRKASDVIEIRKILEEHRANDIQIISKIENQEGVDNIEEIIQVSDGIMVARGDLGVEIPTEDIPLVQKSIINKCNEAGKPVITATQMLDSMMRNPRPTRAEVTDVANAIFDGTDAIMLSGETAAGKYPVEAVKTMANIALRTEHSLDYNELLRNKSIGKNITVTNAISHATCATAEDLGAAAIVTATSSGYTARAVSKFRPCSPIVAVTPRKDVMRKLMLVWGVYAIYAKGVDSTDELIDSSVKSAIKKGYIKQGDLIVITAGIPVGVAGSTNLIKVHIVGEILVKGTGIGNSSATGQVCIANNLKDLENKFVDGNIIVSIGTDRDMVSYMERASAIITEHGGLTSHAAIVGLNIGKPVIVGATDATKILKDGEVITVDSIRGLVYRGETTVL, from the coding sequence ATGAAAAAAACAAAAATTGTATGTACAATAGGACCCGCTTCTGAGAACGAACAAGTATTTGAAAAATTAGTTCTAAATGGTCTAAATGTAGCTAGATTGAATTTTTCTCACGGTACACATGAGGAGCACAAAAAACGAATTGATACTATTAAGGCAGTTAGAGAAAGGTTAGATGTACCAGTAGCCATTATGCTAGACACTAAAGGACCTGAAATTAGAACAGGAAACTTTGAAAATGGTATAGCTGAGCTTGTTGAAGGTCAAGAATTTATTATTACTACTAGAGATATTTTGGGAAATAGTAGTATTTGTAGTGTTACATATAGGGGTTTACCTAAGGATGTTAATGTTGGAGATAGTATATTAATAGATGATGGACTTATTGAACTTAAGGTATTAGAAATAACTAATGAAACTGATATAAAATGTACAGTAATCAATCCAGGACCAGTGAAGAATCACAAAGGTGTGAACGTACCAGGAATTAAAATAAATCTACCAGCAATAACACAGAAAGATATAGAAGATATTTTATTTGGTATAGAAAATGACATAGATTTTATTGCTGCATCTTTTATTAGAAAAGCATCAGATGTTATAGAAATAAGAAAAATTCTTGAGGAACATAGAGCTAATGATATCCAAATAATATCAAAAATAGAGAACCAAGAAGGCGTAGATAATATTGAAGAAATCATTCAGGTTTCAGATGGGATTATGGTTGCAAGAGGGGACCTTGGAGTTGAGATTCCTACTGAAGATATACCCCTTGTTCAGAAAAGCATAATTAATAAATGTAATGAAGCAGGAAAACCAGTTATAACAGCTACCCAGATGCTTGATTCTATGATGAGAAATCCAAGACCTACAAGGGCTGAGGTCACTGATGTTGCAAATGCAATTTTTGATGGTACAGATGCTATTATGCTTTCAGGAGAAACAGCAGCAGGAAAATATCCTGTTGAAGCTGTGAAGACCATGGCTAATATAGCACTTAGAACAGAGCATTCTCTAGATTATAATGAATTGCTACGTAATAAGTCAATAGGAAAGAATATAACAGTTACTAATGCAATTAGTCATGCTACTTGTGCTACTGCTGAAGATTTAGGCGCAGCAGCAATTGTAACAGCTACTTCATCAGGATATACTGCCAGGGCAGTCTCTAAGTTTAGACCTTGTTCACCTATTGTAGCTGTGACTCCAAGAAAAGATGTTATGAGGAAGCTTATGCTTGTATGGGGAGTATATGCAATATATGCTAAGGGAGTAGATTCAACAGATGAATTGATTGATTCTTCAGTAAAAAGTGCTATAAAAAAAGGCTATATAAAACAAGGAGATTTAATAGTAATCACTGCTGGAATACCAGTTGGAGTAGCTGGTAGTACTAACTTAATAAAAGTTCATATAGTAGGGGAGATTCTAGTGAAGGGAACAGGAATAGGAAACAGTTCAGCAACAGGTCAGGTATGTATAGCAAATAATTTAAAGGATTTAGAAAATAAATTTGTCGATGGCAATATAATTGTATCAATTGGCACAGATAGAGACATGGTTTCCTATATGGAGAGAGCTAGTGCTATTATTACAGAGCATGGAGGACTTACTTCACATGCTGCAATAGTAGGGTTAAATATTGGGAAGCCAGTAATTGTAGGAGCAACTGATGCAACAAAAATATTAAAGGATGGGGAAGTTATTACAGTAGATAGTATAAGAGGATTAGTATATAGAGGAGAAACAACAGTATTATAG
- the pfkA gene encoding 6-phosphofructokinase, whose product MKTIGVLTSGGDAPGMNAAIRAVVRAGIYNNIKIMGVKQGYNGLINGDIYEMNLSSVADIIHRGGTMLRTARSEEFTTEAGREKAMTVLKVFKIDGLIVIGGDGSIKGARELNKLGFPTIGIPGTIDNDLGYTDFTIGFDTAINTVIDAISKIRDTSTSHGRANIIEVMGRHSGNIALNAGLAGGAESIIVPEEGFDIEDVCKRLIQGKNRGKLHSIILLAEGVGNAYELGDEIQKYTGIDTRVTILGHLQRGGSPTAFDRIIASKMGARAVQLLIEGKTSRVLGIKGNQIFDMDIDDALSVKRDFDSETYNLTKILSI is encoded by the coding sequence ATGAAAACTATTGGTGTACTAACAAGCGGAGGAGATGCACCTGGTATGAATGCTGCTATTAGGGCAGTTGTTAGAGCAGGTATTTACAATAATATAAAGATTATGGGAGTCAAACAAGGGTATAATGGACTAATAAATGGAGATATATATGAAATGAATCTTTCTTCAGTAGCAGATATTATCCATAGAGGTGGAACTATGCTTAGAACTGCAAGAAGCGAAGAGTTTACTACTGAGGCAGGAAGAGAGAAGGCTATGACTGTTTTGAAGGTATTTAAAATAGATGGATTAATAGTCATAGGCGGCGATGGTTCAATAAAAGGAGCTAGAGAGCTTAATAAACTAGGATTTCCCACTATAGGCATACCAGGAACTATTGATAATGACTTAGGATATACAGATTTTACTATAGGTTTTGATACTGCCATAAATACTGTAATAGATGCTATAAGTAAAATTAGAGACACATCTACTTCTCATGGTAGGGCAAATATTATCGAAGTAATGGGTAGACATTCTGGAAATATAGCATTAAATGCAGGATTAGCAGGAGGCGCTGAGAGTATAATAGTCCCTGAGGAAGGATTTGATATAGAGGATGTTTGTAAAAGACTTATACAAGGAAAAAACAGAGGAAAATTACATAGCATAATTTTACTTGCAGAGGGTGTAGGTAATGCATATGAATTAGGAGATGAAATTCAGAAATACACTGGCATAGATACTAGGGTTACTATACTAGGACATCTACAAAGAGGAGGAAGTCCTACAGCATTTGACAGAATAATTGCAAGTAAAATGGGAGCAAGGGCAGTTCAGCTTCTTATAGAGGGTAAGACTTCAAGAGTTCTAGGAATTAAGGGCAATCAAATATTTGATATGGATATAGATGATGCTCTTTCAGTAAAAAGAGATTTTGATTCAGAGACTTATAATTTGACAAAAATTCTATCCATATAG
- a CDS encoding DNA polymerase III subunit alpha: MSNNLKSKFVHLHVHTQYSLLDGASRTNKLIDRVKELGMDSIAITDHGVMYGIVDFYKTAVKKGIKPILGCEVYISKGKYTEKDPNRDKSQYHLVLLAEDMEGYSNLIKIVSEGFVNGFYYKPRVDYGVLRKYSKGIIALSSCLAGEVQQYINDGNYDKAKQTALIYNDIFGQNNFFLELQDHGIREQKLINQQLLRLSREENIPLVATNDVHYINKEDSKFHDVLLCIQTGKTLDDEDRMKFPSSEFYLKSYEEMYALFGSFDDAISNTVKIAERCNVKLDFDTLHLPGFSAPEGLTNQEYLRKLCYDGLKMRYKNITQELIDRLEYEIETIENMGYVDYFLIVWDFIKYAKDNGIMVGPGRGSAAGSLVSYTLGIIDIDPIKHGLIFERFLNPERISMPDIDIDFCYERREEVIDYVISKYGADKVAQIATFGTMAARGAIRDVGRAINMPYGEVDFIAKQIPMAIGMTIDKALEINKKLYELYEDNDSVKELIDLAKAVEGLPRHTSTHAAGVVISKLPITEYVPLARNNDSIITQFTMTELEELGLLKMDFLGLRTLTVIRDAVRLIEENHGVKVDFSNSNYNDPNIYNMFAKGETLGIFQFESSGMRQFLKELKPTGFENIVAANSLYRPGPMNQIPRYIENKNNPESIEYLHPKLEPILNVTYGCMVYQEQVMQIVRDIGGFSMGRSDLVRRAMGKKKMDVMEQERKHFIYGKVNDKGEIEIPGAIRNGVDEETANKIYDLMIDFANYAFNKSHSAAYAVVAYETAWLKYYYPVEFMAALITSIMGNTNQVSLYIQECKRLGIKILPPDINESYSKFTVKDGAIRFGLAAIKNVGASAIDSIVKTRKRGGKFLSFVDFCQRVDLNVINKRMIESMIKCGTFDSLGANRAQLLAIYERILEGMNQDRKRNVEGQFSLFEVISPEDNPDISLDILPNIKEFPERTLLSMEKEMIGVYISGHPLSSFTEELKRISNVTTFDISEAVDNIGLSTGSVGDGNKVIIGGIIVKKQNKITKNNNMMAFATLEDLYGTVELIIFPATFEKYNKFIYEDSIVIVDGRLSINEEEDPKIIVETIKPLVKTKKEKMYIKIPSSKPINFLEDIKMVLSQYNGAVPVYVYIEKNKSTFMADRDLWVDVENSELLNKLESLLGKDCVKVC, encoded by the coding sequence ATGAGTAATAATCTAAAAAGCAAATTTGTACATCTTCATGTCCATACCCAATATAGTCTTTTAGATGGTGCTTCTAGGACAAATAAGCTCATAGATAGAGTCAAAGAATTAGGAATGGATAGCATAGCCATAACAGACCATGGGGTAATGTACGGAATAGTAGACTTTTATAAAACTGCTGTTAAGAAAGGGATCAAGCCTATATTAGGCTGTGAGGTATACATATCAAAGGGGAAATATACTGAAAAGGATCCTAATAGGGATAAAAGTCAGTATCACCTTGTTCTTCTTGCTGAAGATATGGAGGGATATTCTAACTTAATTAAAATAGTATCAGAAGGTTTTGTTAATGGATTTTACTATAAACCAAGAGTAGATTATGGAGTACTTAGAAAATATAGCAAGGGAATAATTGCGTTAAGTTCATGTTTAGCAGGAGAAGTACAGCAATATATTAACGATGGAAATTATGATAAAGCAAAGCAAACTGCCTTAATATATAATGATATTTTTGGGCAAAACAATTTTTTTCTAGAGCTTCAGGACCATGGCATAAGGGAGCAAAAGTTAATTAATCAACAGCTATTAAGACTTAGTAGAGAAGAAAATATTCCACTAGTAGCTACAAATGATGTCCACTATATAAATAAGGAAGATTCAAAATTTCATGATGTACTTCTATGCATACAAACTGGAAAGACATTAGACGATGAAGATAGAATGAAGTTTCCTTCTTCTGAATTCTATTTAAAATCATATGAAGAAATGTATGCATTGTTTGGCAGCTTTGATGATGCTATATCAAATACAGTAAAGATAGCAGAAAGATGCAATGTGAAGTTAGACTTTGATACCCTACATTTACCAGGCTTTAGTGCACCTGAAGGGTTAACAAATCAAGAGTATCTAAGAAAACTTTGCTATGATGGCTTAAAGATGAGATATAAGAATATAACTCAAGAGTTAATAGACAGACTTGAGTATGAAATAGAGACTATTGAAAATATGGGCTATGTGGACTATTTCCTTATTGTCTGGGATTTCATAAAATATGCAAAGGATAATGGAATTATGGTAGGGCCAGGTCGTGGTTCTGCAGCAGGAAGCCTAGTCTCCTATACATTAGGAATTATAGACATTGACCCAATAAAGCACGGTTTAATATTTGAAAGATTTTTAAATCCAGAAAGAATATCTATGCCAGATATAGATATTGATTTTTGCTATGAAAGAAGAGAAGAAGTAATAGATTATGTAATATCTAAATATGGGGCTGATAAGGTGGCGCAAATTGCAACCTTTGGTACTATGGCTGCAAGAGGTGCCATAAGAGACGTAGGTAGAGCAATTAATATGCCTTACGGCGAAGTGGATTTTATAGCCAAGCAAATACCAATGGCAATTGGGATGACGATAGATAAAGCATTAGAAATAAATAAAAAGTTGTATGAATTATATGAAGATAATGACTCTGTAAAAGAACTTATAGACCTAGCAAAGGCTGTTGAAGGCTTACCTAGACATACTTCCACCCATGCTGCGGGAGTAGTTATCTCCAAGCTTCCTATTACAGAGTATGTTCCACTGGCAAGAAATAATGACAGTATAATTACACAATTTACAATGACTGAGCTTGAAGAACTAGGTCTACTAAAAATGGATTTCTTAGGTCTTAGAACACTTACTGTTATAAGAGATGCAGTAAGACTTATAGAGGAAAATCACGGGGTAAAAGTAGATTTCTCAAATTCTAACTATAATGACCCAAATATTTATAATATGTTTGCTAAGGGAGAAACTCTAGGTATATTCCAATTTGAAAGCTCAGGAATGAGACAATTTTTAAAAGAACTTAAGCCAACTGGCTTTGAGAATATAGTAGCTGCAAACTCATTATATAGACCTGGGCCTATGAATCAGATACCTAGATATATAGAAAATAAAAACAATCCTGAGTCTATTGAATATTTACATCCTAAGCTAGAACCTATCCTTAATGTCACTTACGGTTGTATGGTATATCAGGAACAGGTAATGCAAATAGTAAGAGATATAGGCGGCTTTTCTATGGGACGCTCAGACTTAGTACGAAGAGCAATGGGAAAGAAAAAGATGGATGTAATGGAACAAGAGAGGAAACACTTTATTTATGGTAAAGTCAATGATAAAGGGGAAATAGAGATACCTGGAGCCATAAGAAATGGAGTAGATGAAGAGACTGCTAATAAAATATATGACTTGATGATAGATTTTGCAAACTATGCATTTAACAAATCTCACTCTGCTGCATATGCAGTGGTAGCATATGAAACAGCTTGGCTGAAGTATTATTATCCTGTTGAATTTATGGCTGCGTTAATCACAAGTATTATGGGAAATACAAACCAAGTTTCACTCTACATCCAAGAGTGTAAAAGACTTGGTATAAAAATACTTCCTCCTGATATTAATGAGAGCTATTCAAAATTCACAGTAAAAGATGGAGCTATTAGATTTGGCTTAGCAGCTATTAAAAATGTAGGTGCTTCTGCAATCGATTCCATAGTAAAAACAAGAAAAAGAGGCGGGAAGTTTCTTAGCTTTGTAGACTTTTGCCAGAGAGTGGATTTAAATGTAATAAATAAAAGAATGATTGAGAGCATGATTAAATGCGGAACCTTTGATTCTCTAGGAGCTAATAGAGCACAGCTTTTAGCCATATATGAAAGAATATTAGAAGGCATGAATCAAGACAGGAAAAGAAATGTGGAGGGGCAGTTTTCATTATTTGAAGTTATAAGCCCTGAAGATAATCCAGATATAAGTCTAGATATATTGCCAAATATTAAAGAATTTCCTGAAAGGACTTTATTATCAATGGAAAAGGAAATGATAGGAGTATACATTAGCGGACATCCCCTTTCATCCTTCACAGAAGAACTAAAAAGAATTTCAAATGTGACAACCTTTGATATAAGTGAAGCAGTAGATAATATAGGTTTAAGTACAGGCTCAGTAGGTGACGGAAACAAAGTTATCATAGGAGGAATAATAGTAAAAAAACAGAATAAAATTACTAAAAATAATAATATGATGGCATTTGCAACCTTAGAAGATTTATATGGTACAGTAGAGCTTATTATATTCCCTGCAACTTTTGAAAAATACAATAAGTTTATATATGAAGACAGTATTGTAATAGTAGACGGAAGGTTAAGCATTAATGAGGAAGAGGACCCTAAGATAATAGTTGAAACTATTAAACCTCTTGTTAAGACTAAAAAAGAAAAGATGTATATAAAAATACCTAGTTCAAAACCTATTAATTTTCTTGAGGATATAAAAATGGTATTATCTCAGTATAATGGAGCAGTGCCTGTTTATGTATATATTGAAAAGAATAAAAGTACTTTTATGGCAGATAGAGATTTATGGGTAGATGTTGAAAATAGTGAACTTTTAAATAAACTTGAAAGCTTGCTAGGGAAAGATTGTGTAAAAGTTTGCTAA
- a CDS encoding HD-GYP domain-containing protein translates to MIFLPLNMIKEGMINARPIYTSRDFILLDEGVVIKKNYLDKLLELGINCIYVRDDLGDKEIIHDTVRKELRMDSYSVINRIMNNICCFDESEVERIRGIITGIVDILLEIEDVLVNLCEIRAIDNYTYGHSVNVSILSMITALNLGYDKEKLIDLGIGALLHDIGKTKLCLDILNKPSSLTKSEFEHIKKHTILGYEILDSVKNLSFDSKIIALSHHERYDGNGYPHNIKGDDIHEFARIVSIADVYDALTSNRVYRNKISADEALDYIASVSGSQFDDKIVENFISNIVRHPVDWV, encoded by the coding sequence ATGATATTTTTGCCATTAAACATGATTAAAGAAGGAATGATAAATGCTCGGCCTATATATACGAGTAGAGATTTTATATTACTTGATGAAGGTGTTGTAATCAAAAAAAACTATTTGGATAAGCTTTTAGAGTTAGGAATAAATTGCATATACGTAAGGGACGATTTAGGTGATAAAGAGATAATTCATGATACTGTTAGAAAAGAGCTAAGGATGGACTCTTACTCGGTCATAAATAGAATAATGAATAATATTTGCTGCTTTGACGAAAGTGAAGTAGAGAGGATAAGAGGTATCATTACTGGCATAGTCGATATTTTACTAGAAATAGAAGATGTTTTAGTAAATCTTTGCGAAATAAGGGCAATAGATAACTATACATATGGACATAGTGTAAATGTGTCTATATTATCTATGATAACAGCTTTAAATTTAGGATATGATAAGGAAAAACTGATAGACTTAGGTATAGGAGCATTGCTTCATGATATAGGGAAAACTAAGCTTTGTTTAGATATACTAAACAAGCCTTCTAGTCTTACTAAAAGTGAATTTGAACATATAAAAAAACATACTATACTTGGATATGAGATTCTAGATAGTGTTAAGAATTTAAGCTTTGATTCGAAAATAATTGCATTGTCTCATCATGAAAGATATGATGGTAATGGATATCCTCACAACATAAAAGGTGATGATATTCATGAATTTGCTAGAATAGTTTCAATTGCTGATGTGTATGATGCTTTAACTAGCAACAGAGTATATAGAAATAAAATAAGTGCGGATGAAGCTTTAGATTACATTGCTTCTGTATCAGGAAGTCAGTTTGATGATAAAATTGTTGAGAATTTCATAAGCAATATTGTCAGACATCCAGTAGATTGGGTATGA